TTTTCAAAGTTCCTGTTCTCCATAAAAGCGACCTCTTCAGGCCGTGCACGACACATTGTATTCCCTGGGTATCTTTATCATAGTGGGGATTGTGCGGCAATTCGAATGGGTGTATTGCCGTTTTGTTCTGGGGAAAAGTGAGATTTGGGGAGGGGGTTTTTTGGCGGTTTGCTTAGGGGGTAGTGGGAAAGTTTGTTTATTTTGGGGTGATTGCTGATTAAGGGGGAGAGCGCTCGGGATTGCTGACGCGCTCATAGTTGCGGGGGGGCTGCTCATAGTTGCAGGTTGTCCGCTCATTAATCCTGGCAAGCGATCATAACTGTCGGTCAAGCGCTCAATGCCCTTCGCCGCGCGCTCATAGCGGCTGGATAACCGCTCTATGACCTCCGCGATGCGCTCATAGTGGCCGTTTATCCGCTCAATGTCCTTCTCCACGCGCTCATAGCCGTTGGATAACCGCTCTATGACTTCCGCGATGCGCTCATTAATCCTAGCAAGCGATCATAACTGTCGGTCAAGCGCTCAATGCCCTTCGCCATCCGCTCATAGCGGCTAGGTAACCGCTCTATGACCTCCGCGATGCGCTCATAGCAGCCGTTTATCCGCTCAATGTCCTTCGCGGTCCGCTCATAAACTCCGCTCAGTGATACTAACTACTGCCCGCGCTCATTAATCCTGGCAAGCGATCATAACTGTTGGTCAACCGCTCAATGCTCTTCGCCGCGCGCTCATAGCGGCTGGGTAACCGCTCTATAACTTCCGCGATGCGCTCATAGTGGCCGTTTATCCGCTCAATGCCCTTCGCGGTCCGCTCATAAACTCCCGCCAAGTGATCCTAACTACTGCCTGCGCTCATAAATCCCGGCACGCGATCATAACTGTTGGTCAACCGCTCAATGCTCTTCGCCGCGCGCTCATAGCGGCTAGGTAACCGCTCTATGACCTCCGCGATGCGCTCATAGCAGCCGTTTATCCGCTCAATGTCCTTCGCGGTCCGCTCATAAACTCCGCTCAGTGATACTAACTACTGCCTGCGCTCATTAATCCTGGCAAGCGATCATAACTGTTGGTCAACCGCTAAATGCCCTTCGCCACGCGCTCATAGCCGTTGGGTAACCGCTCTATGACCTCCGCGATGCGCTCATAGTGGCCGTTTATCCGCTCAATGTCCTTCTCCACGCGCTCATAGCCGTTGGATAACCGCTCTATGACCTCCGCAATGCGCTCATAGTAGCCGTTTAACCGCTCAATATCCTCCGCCAACCGCTCATATCCGCATACACATCCCCACACTCCCCCCAAAAAACTTTCCAAACAAAGTAAACAAGAAATCAAAAAACCTGCCGGAGTTACCCGACAGGTTTCGATGTTCATCTTATAGGCAAGCGGCGCCTACGATAATGAGTAAGATAAAGAGTACGACAATCAATGCAAATCCGTTGCCGTAGCCGTATGAGCCTCCACCTTCGCAGCCGGAACCGCCGTAGCCTCCGCCACCGTGTCCATATCCACCGAAACCAAACATGTCTCCACCTCCATTTTTTTAGTAATTAGCAACCGTAACCCATAAACCCAGCACCGACAATGATCAATAAGATAAACAGAACAACGATCATTGCGAAGCCAAAGCCTCCATCATAGCCGTACCCAGATCCTTTAACTGATTCGCCCATATTGATTTCACCTCCAAATGTGGAACTACCCTTATTCTATGCATAGATTCAGAAAGTGCCTTGGCTTTTATAAAAAATCCGCCAGCTTCTTTAAAAAGAAGCTGGCGGATCGTGTTAAATTTTGAATCGCTCCACAGCGAAGCTCAGATCTTCACTCAATTGCGTCAATGCTTCCGCTGCTTCTGCCACAGAACCGATAGCGTGCAGCTGTTCATCGGTCGAAGCGTTAACCTCTTCGCAGGCAGCCGCAGATTCCTCTGTCGTAGCCAGCAAGTTTTGGATTTGCTCGGCCACGTCATTTTTATGCACATCCATTTCCTGAAGTGCTGATGTGACGTTGTCGATGCGAGACTGCATTTCGCCGATGAAACCGGAGATTTTCTCGAAAATTCCTTCGGTGTCATGAACCACACTGCTTTGTCGCTCGAATGTATCGCGCGTGCCATTCATTTGCTCAATGACGTGATGCGTTCCGTCTTGCAGTTCCTGAATTGTGGAGCGGACTTGTTCTGCTGACTGTGCTGACTGCTCTGCCAGCCGGCGGACTTCTTCTGCGACGACAGCGAAGCCTTTTCCGTGCTCACCGGCTCTTGCCGCTTCAATACTTGCGTTTAATGCAAGCAGATTTGTCTGGGAAGAGATCGCAGTGATGGCATCAATGACGGAACTGATTGCATTCACTTTCTCTTCAAGCGTTCCGATCATGCCGCCCATTTGCTGCAAGTCCTGATTCCAATGATTGAACGAAGAACTTAATATACTCATCTGCGCGCGCCCGTCGGCATTAAAGGATACAGCTTCTGTTGCCATGCTGGCCATTTCACTAGCAGTTGCGTTGACATCCTGGATTTGCTGGTTCAATAAATCCGCACGCGTCGTAACAGTTTCCGCGTTTTCCGCGGACTTCGCAGCACCCATCGTAATTTCCTGCAGGGCGTGCGCGATTTCTTCACTCGTTGCGTTCGTTTCTTCCGATACCGCGCTCAAGTTTTGTGAACTGGCGAGTACGTTGGACGCAGAGTGCGTGACCGTTGTGATCAAGCCATTCATTTGATTGAGCATCTGATCGAAGCCGTTCGCAAGTTCTCCGATTTCATCTTTCGAATGAATGCCTGCTCTTACCGTCAAGTCACCGTCCGCCACTTGCTGAACGGTTTCCTGCAAGCGGAAAATCGGCTTCAGCAGACGGTTGATAAAGAGGTACAGAATCACTGCCAGTACTGCCAGCGTCACTATGGCAGCGATAATCATGACATTGCGCAGGCCTGCTGCAAGTGACTGCATATTCTTCTCATCATAGATGACGCCGAGTTTCCAGCCAAAGTCGGGAATCGTCGTGAACATGTCCACTTTGCTGATGCCGTCCTGTTTGAATGTATGATGTCCTGCCTGTTCTTTGTACATTTCTGCCACATAGTCGCGGTTCATAATAGTTTCACCGATCAATGATGGATGGGCGATGGCAGTACCTTCTGCGTCCAAAATGAATGCATAGCCGCCGTGCGGTATATCGATCTTGGCGATATCCGATGACATTGTCGATAACTGAATATCGATTCCCGCTACGCCGGTCAATTTATTTTCATTCATCACGGCTTTTGATGCGCTGATGACGAAGTTTCCGGTTGCTTCATCTATATAAGGCTTTGTCCAGTGCACTTTATCCGGTTCTGCAGCCGCCAGCTGATACCACTCTCTTGCAGTAGGGTCGAACCCTGTCAGATCTGCAAATGGGCGGATTGTCGTTTCTTTTGTAGCGTAGCTGAGATATGCGCTGGAGACGTTCGGATACGTGTCAAGTGTGTTGTTGAGTGCTTTGACAACTTCTGCGCCGCCGGTTGTGGCGGTGGAATCCGTAAAGTCCGTTGATGCTGTCAGTAATTCAAGTCCTTTACTATACTGCTGCAGGTCTGCCTCGATCGCAGCACTCATTTCCGTAAGCAAGGTGCTGCTGGATTCGATGATGTTTTCCTCAGTCCGTTCTTTGACAAGCCAGCTGCTGATGCCTGTCATTGTAAGTATTCCGCCGGCAACCAGGACGAGGACGAGCAGGATCATTTTCGTTTTGATGGAATGAAACATGGATGTGTATGCTCCTTTATTCTTATAGTTAATTCTAATAATACATTACTTTTGACTATTCTAATAGTATAAAAATACGATATTTACAATTTCATTTTTATTGGCTGCTGCAAATGTCAACTGCTCCTTATTGATATAGAAGAAAGTGGCGGCGGATGCTCAACATCCCGTAATTCCATCCGATACTATAAGTAGCGATTATTCATTGAAGACGGGGGGTTCCACTATGGTCAGCCGAATAGGTGACGGCCCCGCAACACAGCCAGTGCAGACATCTTATGAGAACGGGTCCGTTGAAAATAAGAGAATAGTAACCGGAATACAGCCCATTAGAGAGCCGGCGAAACAGGAAACAAACGAGACGCAAGATGTTCTGACGAAGAAAGAAGCGAAGGAATTAACGGAAGGAATGAATAAATTCCTCGAAAGTGTCAATGTCCAGTTGCGTTTCAAGTACCATGAGAAGCTTCATGAATACTACGTAACGATCATCGACTCCGACACAGAAGAAGTCGTCCGTGAAATCCCGCCGAAGAAATTGCTCGACATGCACGCAGCGATGAGAGACTTCATTGGATTACTAATCGATCAGAAAATTTAACAAAAAAGGTGTGAGGCACGATGAGAATTGGTGGATTAGCATCCGGTATCGATACAGAATCAATTATCAGAGACATGATGAAAGCGCATCGGATTCCGCTTGATAAAATTACGCAAAAGAAAGCTTATACGCAATGGCAGCTCGATGATTATCGTTCCACTAACCGTGATTTGAGAAAACAGAGTGATAAGCTATTTGATACGGTCATGAAGCAGGGAACATATATGAAGAAAACTGTCAGCGTATCTGACGATAAAGTGGCAAGTATTACTTCAAAAGCTTCAATCAGCGACTTCTCAGGTACACTTGAAGTTACACAACTGGCCAAACAAGCTACATTACAAAGTGGCGAGCTGACGCACGATGGAGTGAAGATAACAGATGCGCAAGCGAAGACTTTGCAATTTAAAGATATGAAGAATGCTGATGACGGACCGCTTGTTTCAGGAACGCAGAAATTGACAATATCAGCGCCGGGAAGAGATGCAGTTGAAATTGAAATACTTGAAACAGATACGATCGATGCTGTGTTGGATAAAATAAACGAGAAGACGGGTGTCAGTGCATTTTATGATTCGGCAACCGGCAAAATTGCGTTGAGTTCGAAAAATAGCGGGAAAGGCGAAATACAAATATCGGGCACAGGCACCTTGGTAAATGATTTAAAGCTCGATAGTGGAAATGGCGCGAACTCTTCAGAGGGGGAGGACGCCGAATTTGTATTTAATGGTTTAAAAACATCCCGTCCTTCCAATACATTCACGATCAATGGATTCGAGGTCTCACTTAAGGCCAAAACAACGTCTCCTGTGACATTCAGTTCCACTACAAATGTAGATAAAATAGTGGATTCGGTTACAGAGTTCGTAAATGACTACAATGAAATGATCGAAAAACTGAACAGCAAAATTAAAGAAAAGCAATTTAAATCTTTCCATCCGCTGTCAGATGAGCAGAAAGCAGATATGAAGGAAAAAGAAATTGAGCTTTGGGAAGAAAAGGCGAAGAGCGGTACCCTTAAAGGGGATCCGGCGATTTCCACCATGCTGAATAATTTACGTTCTATTATGTCCAGTTCGGTTACAACAACTGATAAAGACGGGAAAGAAATCAACATCAGCCTGAAAGATTTAGGTATTGAAACAACAAGTAATTACTTGGATAACGGAAAATTAACTATTAATGAAGATAAATTACGGGAAAAGATCTCTGAAAATCCATCCGCTGTCTATGATTTGATTGGCGGCAAAGAGGAAGGGAATAAAGGGATTGCAGAAAGATACCGTACAGAACTGCAGGACGCGCAAAAAAAGATTACTGTAAAAGCCGGCAGCGCGACAACGGTGAATGACAGTTTTGCACTTGGCCGTTCCATTAAAAATATGGATAAACAAATTGAGCGGTTTGAAAGCAGATTGCAGAAGATGGAAGACCGTTACTGGAAGCAGTTTACCGCAATGGAAAAGGCTTTCCAGCGTGCGAATGATCAATCTGTGCAGCTGATGAATGCACTTGGCGGCATGTAACGTAACTTTGCTAGAAAAAAGGAGAATGACAGACAATGGCGACAAATAACCCTTATGCAGCATATCAAAATAATACGGTGACTACTTCTACACCTGGTGAATTAACGCTGATGCTTTATAACGGCTGCTTGAAATTCATTCAGCAAGGAAAAATGGAGCTGGAAAAAGGAAATCTTGAGCAAAAGAATATTGCGATCCAAAAGGCGCAGGCGATTGTCACTGAATTGATGCTGACATTAGATACATCTTATCCGGTAGCTGAAAACATGCTTGTCCTTTACGAGTTCGTCAACAGCCGTCTGATTGAAGGAAATATCCAAAGTGATCCAGCGATGTTTGATGAGGCAGCCGGCATCATTACCGAGTTCCGCGATACGTGGAAACAAGTGATTCAGATTAATCGTACCAAGCAATATGCGAACGTGAGCGAAATATGATCCGGGCGGCCATGACAATGTGGCGTGACCGTTCTCTGCAATTAATTTCGCTGACAAAAGAAACTGATGAGGAGAAGCGTGAGGACGTAATCCAGCAGATTGAGCGTATTCTCGATGAACGGGATTTGCTGCAGTCGCAAATCGCCAAGCCTTTTACTGCGGAAGAAGATGAATTCGGCAAAGAGCTGATCCGTCTGGAAAAGGACGTACAGTCCGGTCTCGAATCATATAGAAACAGTATCCGCTCAAACATTACGCAGGCTCAGGCCAAAAAAGAAAATATGAATAACTATGTGAATCCGTATGGAAAAATGACTCAGGACGGCGCGTATTTCGATTCCAGGCACTAAAACCGGAAGAGAGTATTTCTCTTGCGGTTTTTTCCATACAGGCTTGTAAAGAGAGGAATAATTCTATGCGCTATAATCGTCATGATTACTTCAGGTATTCATTCGAACCCTACATACCGGCAACGTTTCGGATCCAATTGAATAATGATAAAAAAATTTTATCAAATGAAGGACAGTGTGAAATTGCCGACATCAGCACAGGCGGCGTTAAATTCATTACGAATTTGGATTTGCCGGTGCGTTCTGAAGTACTTGCTATCCAATTGGATTTTACGATTTTTACACATCCGTTCGAACTTTTCGGCAATGTAGTATGGAAAAAAGTTGCTGAAGAAGGCTATCAATACGGATTCGAGTTCGGCGAAGATCAGCATGCAGATGCATTGATTATCGAAGAATTAAAACATCACGCACGGAAAGTGAAGGAAACGGAGTGAAATCCCACACTTGACAGAAGTTTCTTTACTATTCAGCAATTTTCTTACGTTTTGAAAAGGGTTTTAAGGGTACTATGAAGAAGTAAGTAGTGATGGGTTTAAACAAAGGAGGAGTTCATATGTTAGACTTCAATATTCGCGGTGAAAACGTCGAGGTTACTCCGGCAATCAGAGAGTACGTCGAGAAAAAGGTTGAGAAACTGGAGCGTTATTTCACAGAAGGTGTAAACGCGACAGCTAACGTAAATTTGAAAGTGTATACAGACAAGCAAACAAAAGTGGAAATTACGATTCCGATGAAAAATTTGACACTTCGTGCAGAGGAACGTCACAACGATATGTATGCAGCAGTTGACTTGATCGTCGACAAGCTAGAGCGTCAAATTCGCAAATATAAAACACGTGTCAATCGCAAATCCCGCGAGCGCGAAGGCGTCGCTGCATTCTTCCAGGCAGTGGAAGATAACAACAATGCTGCAGACCAGCAAGTTGAAGACGACAGCGAGTTCGACGTAGTACGCACGAAGCAGTTCGACCTGAAGCCGATGGATCAAGAGGAAGCGATCCTTCAGATGAACATGCTTGGTCACAGCTTCTTCATCTTTACGGATGCAGAGTCTGACGGCACGAATATCGTGTATAAGCGTAAGGACGGCAAGTACGGCCTGATCGAAACAAACTCATAAGCATCCAGACAAGTCCGGCATCTCGCTGGGCTTGTTTTTTATTTATGAGCGAACGGTGCTGGTCGTGGAGAGTTACGTAGTGAGTACGAGGGGATGGCAACTCTAGCTGGGGGACGCTTTCTGGAGGGAGGGCGGTGAACCACACCGCTTCGCTTTGCTTCGCTGGGGTGTTTCACCTGTCCCTCTGATCCTCCCAGAGTCGCCCCCAACT
The Sporosarcina sp. P33 genome window above contains:
- a CDS encoding YjcZ family sporulation protein: MGESVKGSGYGYDGGFGFAMIVVLFILLIIVGAGFMGYGC
- the hpf gene encoding ribosome hibernation-promoting factor, HPF/YfiA family, producing MLDFNIRGENVEVTPAIREYVEKKVEKLERYFTEGVNATANVNLKVYTDKQTKVEITIPMKNLTLRAEERHNDMYAAVDLIVDKLERQIRKYKTRVNRKSREREGVAAFFQAVEDNNNAADQQVEDDSEFDVVRTKQFDLKPMDQEEAILQMNMLGHSFFIFTDAESDGTNIVYKRKDGKYGLIETNS
- a CDS encoding methyl-accepting chemotaxis protein — encoded protein: MFHSIKTKMILLVLVLVAGGILTMTGISSWLVKERTEENIIESSSTLLTEMSAAIEADLQQYSKGLELLTASTDFTDSTATTGGAEVVKALNNTLDTYPNVSSAYLSYATKETTIRPFADLTGFDPTAREWYQLAAAEPDKVHWTKPYIDEATGNFVISASKAVMNENKLTGVAGIDIQLSTMSSDIAKIDIPHGGYAFILDAEGTAIAHPSLIGETIMNRDYVAEMYKEQAGHHTFKQDGISKVDMFTTIPDFGWKLGVIYDEKNMQSLAAGLRNVMIIAAIVTLAVLAVILYLFINRLLKPIFRLQETVQQVADGDLTVRAGIHSKDEIGELANGFDQMLNQMNGLITTVTHSASNVLASSQNLSAVSEETNATSEEIAHALQEITMGAAKSAENAETVTTRADLLNQQIQDVNATASEMASMATEAVSFNADGRAQMSILSSSFNHWNQDLQQMGGMIGTLEEKVNAISSVIDAITAISSQTNLLALNASIEAARAGEHGKGFAVVAEEVRRLAEQSAQSAEQVRSTIQELQDGTHHVIEQMNGTRDTFERQSSVVHDTEGIFEKISGFIGEMQSRIDNVTSALQEMDVHKNDVAEQIQNLLATTEESAAACEEVNASTDEQLHAIGSVAEAAEALTQLSEDLSFAVERFKI
- the fliS gene encoding flagellar export chaperone FliS encodes the protein MATNNPYAAYQNNTVTTSTPGELTLMLYNGCLKFIQQGKMELEKGNLEQKNIAIQKAQAIVTELMLTLDTSYPVAENMLVLYEFVNSRLIEGNIQSDPAMFDEAAGIITEFRDTWKQVIQINRTKQYANVSEI
- the flaG gene encoding flagellar protein FlaG; protein product: MVSRIGDGPATQPVQTSYENGSVENKRIVTGIQPIREPAKQETNETQDVLTKKEAKELTEGMNKFLESVNVQLRFKYHEKLHEYYVTIIDSDTEEVVREIPPKKLLDMHAAMRDFIGLLIDQKI
- a CDS encoding flagellar hook-associated protein 2; protein product: MRIGGLASGIDTESIIRDMMKAHRIPLDKITQKKAYTQWQLDDYRSTNRDLRKQSDKLFDTVMKQGTYMKKTVSVSDDKVASITSKASISDFSGTLEVTQLAKQATLQSGELTHDGVKITDAQAKTLQFKDMKNADDGPLVSGTQKLTISAPGRDAVEIEILETDTIDAVLDKINEKTGVSAFYDSATGKIALSSKNSGKGEIQISGTGTLVNDLKLDSGNGANSSEGEDAEFVFNGLKTSRPSNTFTINGFEVSLKAKTTSPVTFSSTTNVDKIVDSVTEFVNDYNEMIEKLNSKIKEKQFKSFHPLSDEQKADMKEKEIELWEEKAKSGTLKGDPAISTMLNNLRSIMSSSVTTTDKDGKEINISLKDLGIETTSNYLDNGKLTINEDKLREKISENPSAVYDLIGGKEEGNKGIAERYRTELQDAQKKITVKAGSATTVNDSFALGRSIKNMDKQIERFESRLQKMEDRYWKQFTAMEKAFQRANDQSVQLMNALGGM
- a CDS encoding PilZ domain-containing protein; the protein is MRYNRHDYFRYSFEPYIPATFRIQLNNDKKILSNEGQCEIADISTGGVKFITNLDLPVRSEVLAIQLDFTIFTHPFELFGNVVWKKVAEEGYQYGFEFGEDQHADALIIEELKHHARKVKETE